In Pyricularia oryzae 70-15 chromosome 2, whole genome shotgun sequence, one genomic interval encodes:
- a CDS encoding phosphoinositide 3-phosphate phosphatase, giving the protein MASLLRQIVAGPRARHEETGLDLCYVTSNIIATSGPSQTYPQRAYRNPLDRLVAFLDKQHGDNWAIWEFRGEGTGYPDEAVYGRIRHYPWPDHHPPPFRLVPMIMASMRSWLAGEDLHGTGVAAGKNDKAVAKNGNDGPVDADADAGNGRVAVVHCKAGKGRSGSMACSFLISERGWTPEAALARFTERRMRPKFGAGVSIPSQLRWISYVDRWTKTGKKYVDRRFEIVEIHAWGLRSGVKMSVEIFAEEGRRIEVLHTFTRDERVIVEGETPRSGGVSEVVPDLTKMAAAEAISTTGDKTDYEEVVGDSSVPKIKNAATDSDIVDGAKSKSKSPKDSLMRRLSKRPDKSPARSETATTIGAENGASSSAASLPAEVSGGSKLAPAAKPPSSLTASNTPSQLSLNQGSTSSPAEKEPGGMAVIFKPREPIVVSNGDVNISLERRNRAPASMGLTMVTAVAHVWFNVFFEGNGPEQDGKSDDSGVFEIEWDKMDGIKGSSRKGVRGLDRIAVVWRCVDDAAEKAQGKGVEIVEPGVGEEVPQMPAADWKGHNMEDPSASKNLGLRATDPDSENVSKASSIKSMTVGGEDKDDKEDSDLFSGVKASGPGGEDLDKDKVAAADDAAKTEAEKNDVTGRKPEQAKPDDGLADATAQKGFIVD; this is encoded by the exons ATGGCATCACTCCTGCGCCAGATCGTCGCGGGACCAAGAGCCAGACATGAAGAAACAGGCCTCGATCTGTGCTACGTGACGTCCAACATCATAGCAAC CTCCGGCCCCTCACAGACGTACCCCCAACGAGCATACCGCAACCCGCTCGACCGACTCGTCGCGTTCCTCGACAAGCAGCATGGCGACAATTGGGCCATCTGGGAGTTCCGCGGCGAGGGAACCGGGTACCCAGACGAGGCCGTGTACGGCCGCATCCGGCACTACCCGTGGCCCGACCACCACCCGCCGCCCTTTCGCCTCGTGCCCATGATCATGGCGTCGATGCGCTCCTGGCTGGCCGGCGAGGACCTGCATGGCACCGGGGTAGCGGCTGGTAAAAACGATAAGGCTGTTGCCAAGAACGGGAACGACGGGCCGGTTGATGCCGATGCCGACGCTGGGAACGGCAGGGTGGCGGTCGTGCACTGCAAGGCCGGCAAGGGCAGGTCCGGATCCATGGCCTGCAGCTTCCTCATCTCGGAGCGCGGGTGGACGCCCGAGGCGGCGCTCGCGCGTTTCACGGAGCGGCGGATGAGGCCCAAGTTCGGCGCCGGCGTGTCCATCCCCTCGCAGCTCCGCTGGATCAGCTACGTCGACCGGTGGACCAAGACGGGGAAGAAGTACGTCGACCGCCGGTTCGAGATTGTGGAAATCCACGCCTGGGGTCTGAGGTCCGGGGTCAAGATGTCGGTCGAGATCTTCGCCGAAGAAGGGCGCAGGATCGAGGTGCTGCATACCTTCACCAGGGATGAGAGGGTCATTGTCGAGGGGGAGACTCCCAGGTCGGGTGGGGTGTCGGAGGTGGTACCGGATCTGACAAAGATGGCAGCGGCAGAGGCTATTTCTACCACTGGCGACAAGACGGACTATGAAGAAGTTGTGGGGGATTCTTCAGTGCCCAAGATCAAGAATGCCGCTACCGATTCTGACATTGTCGATGGTGCGAAGAGCAAATCGAAAAGCCCAAAGGATTCTTTGATGCGAAGGCTATCGAAACGGCCTGATAAAAGCCCGGCACGGTCAGAGACGGCCACGACGATTGGGGCAGAGAACGGAGCATCGTCTTCGGCCGCATCCCTGCCAGCCGAAGTCTCGGGAGGTTCCAAGCTAGCACCTGCCGCGAAGCCGCCATCGTCGCTGACGGCGAGCAACACGCCGTCTCAGCTGTCGCTCAACCAGGGGTCTACATCATCCCCCGCTGAGAAGGAGCCCGGCGGCATGGCGGTCATCTTCAAGCCGCGCGAGCCGATCGTGGTGTCCAACGGCGACGTAAACATCTCGCTCGAGCGACGTAACCGGGCCCCGGCGTCAATGGGCCTGACCATGGTGACGGCGGTCGCACACGTCTGGTTCAACGTGTTCTTTGAGGGCAACGGGCCCGAGCAGGATGGAAAGTCGGACGACAGCGGCGTGTTCGAGATTGAGTGGGACAAGATGGACGGCATCaagggcagcagcagaaaGGGGGTCCGCGGGCTGGACAGGATCGCCGTGGTGTGGCGGTGCGTGGACGACGCGGCCGAGAAGGCGCAGGGCAAGGGCGTGGAGATTGTCGAGCCGGGGGTGGGCGAGGAGGTGCCGCAGATGCCTGCCGCCGACTGGAAGGGCCACAACATGGAAGATCCCAGCGCCTCGAAGAACCTGGGCCTGAGGGCGACGGACCCGGACAGCGAGAACGTCAGCAAGGCCAGCAGCATCAAGAGCATGACGGTAGGGGGCGAggacaaggacgacaaggaggACTCGGACCTGTTCAGCGGCGTCAAGGCGAGCGGGCCGGGAGGGGAGGATctcgacaaggacaaggtgGCCGCGGCGGACGATGCGGCCAAGACGGAGGCGGAGAAGAACGACGTGACCGGGAGGAAACCAGAGCAAGCAAAGCCGGACGACGGACTGGCTGACGCGACGGCCCAGAAGGGGTTTATTGTTGATTGA
- a CDS encoding formyltetrahydrofolate deformylase, whose amino-acid sequence MAANDDHILTLSCPDKPGIVHAVTGIFASRSVNILDLKQFSDTGSQKFFMRVHFGPVAETADLSADFSALASQYDPMTWDIRPVAQKTRVLIMVSKIGHCLNDLLFRAQSGRLAVDVALIVSNHPDFAPLAASHGVEFRHLPVTKETKTQQEEEILKLAKERDVELIVLARYMQVLSPTLCEAMSGRIINIHHSFLPSFKGAKPYHQAYDRGVKIIGATAHFVTADLDEGPIIEQRISRVDHGMTPKQLVDEGSSIEALVLGAAVQWFAERRVFLNNSKTVVFN is encoded by the coding sequence ATGGCCGCCAACGACGACCACATCCTGACGCTGTCATGCCCGGACAAGCCGGGCATCGTCCACGCCGTGACTGGCATCTTTGCCTCGCGGTCGGTCAACATTCTTGACCTGAAGCAGTTCTCCGACACGGGGTCGCAAAAGTTCTTCATGCGGGTGCACTTTGGCCCAGTGGCCGAGACGGCGGACCTCTCTGCCGACTTCTCGGCTCTGGCGTCGCAGTACGACCCCATGACCTGGGACATCCGGCCCGTGGCGCAAAAGACGCGCGTCCTGATCATGGTGTCCAAGATCGGCCACTGTCTCAACGACCTGCTGTTCCGCGCCCAGAGCGGCCGCCTCGCCGTCGACGTGGCCCTCATCGTGTCCAACCACCCCGACTTTGCGCCCCTGGCCGCCAGCCACGGCGTCGAGTTCCGCCACCTGCCCGTCACCAAGGAGACCAAGACCCAGCAGGAGGAGGAGATCCtcaagctggccaaggagcGCGACGTCGAGCTCATCGTCCTGGCCAGGTACATGCAGGTGCTCAGCCCCACGTTGTGCGAGGCCATGAGCGGCCGCATCATCAACATCCACCACAGCTTCTTGCCGTCCTTCAAGGGCGCCAAGCCGTACCACCAGGCCTACGACCGCGGCGTCAAGATCATTGGCGCCACCGCTCACTTTGTCACTGCTGATCTGGACGAGGGTCCCATCATCGAGCAGCGCATCTCGAGGGTCGACCACGGCATGACGCCCAAGCAGCTGGTCGATGAGGGCTCGTCCATTGAGGCTTTGGTGCTTGGGGCTGCTGTGCAGTGGTTTGCTGAGAGGAGGGTATTTTTGAACAATTCAAAGACTGTGGTTTTCAACTAG
- a CDS encoding dolichyl-P-Man:Man(5)GlcNAc(2)-PP-dolichyl mannosyltransferase — protein sequence MAAERPSTLGKPVQFVFDVANGRHPLSRAIPPMLLAFDGLLCGLIIKKVPYTEIDWTTYMQQIKQYVTGERDYTKITGSTGPLVYPAGHVYIYTGLYHITDEGRNILFAQQLFGALYLLTLYVVIACYRKAKVPPYVLPLLVLSKRLHSIFVLRCFNDCFAVLFFWLAIYCFQRRAWSLGGVFYSFGLGIKMTVLLSLPAVGVILLLGRGFGGALNVASIMGQLQVAIGLPFLSKNAWGYLSRAFELSRQFMFKWTVNWRFVGEETFLSKPFAITLLALHASVLLAFVTKRWLKPASKSIGGLIAPLLSGRPIFTAEEAQTAARAVTPEYVMTTMLTANIVGMLFARSLHYQFYAYLAWSTPYLLWRSGIHPLLQWGLWALQEWAWNVYPSTPVSSGVVVGVMAITVGAVMVGAKAEFRPQVPVAKKVEAKR from the exons ATGGCTGCAGAAAGGCCGTCAACTCTGGGGAAACCCGTTCAATTCGTCTTTGATGTCGCAAATGGCCGACATCCTTTGTCGAGAGCCATCCCTCCAATGCTCTTAGCCTTTGACGGTCTGCTCTGTGGCCTGATCATCAAAAAGGTTCCCT ATACCGAGATCGACTGGACAACGTACATGCAGCAAATAAAACAATATGTTACCGGCGAACGCGATTACACCAAAATTACTGGCAGCACCGGTCCTCTGGTCTACCCAGCAGGCCACGTCTACATCTACACAGGCCTGTACCACATTACAGATGAGGGAAGGAATATCTTGTTTGCGCAGCAATTGTTTGGTGCACTCTACCTACTCACGCTATACGTTGTCATAGCGTGCTACCGAAAGGCAAAG GTTCCTCCCTATGTTCTCCCCCTCCTCGTCTTGTCGAAACGCCTCCACAGTATCTTTGTGCTACGATGCTTCAACGATTGCTTCGCCGTGCTCTTCTTCTGGCTCGCCATCTACTGCTTCCAACGCCGCGCTTGGTCCCTCGGAGGCGTCTTCTACAGCTTCGGACTGGGCATCAAGATGACCGTCCTGTTGTCTCTGCCCGCAGTGGGCGTTattctcctcctcggccgcggttTCGGAGGCGCGCTAAACGTCGCATCGATCATGGGCCAGCTCCAGGTTGCCATCGGTCTTCCTTTCTTGTCCAAGAATGCATGGGGGTACCTTAGCCGAGCATTCGAACTCTCGAGGCAGTTCATGTTCAAGTGGACTGTCAACTGGCGCTTCGTCGGCGAGGAGACTTTCTTGAGCAAGCCCTTTGCCATCACGCTGCTCGCGCTCCACGCATCTGTGTTGCTTGCCTTTGTCACGAAGCGGTGGCTCAAGCCTGCGAGCAAAAGCATTGGCGGGCTGATCGCCCCTCTCCTCTCCGGGCGGCCAATATTTACAGCGGAAGAGGCCCAAACGGCGGCGCGTGCAGTCACGCCAGAGTATGTCATGACGACGATGCTGACGGCCAACATTGTTGGAATGCTATTTGCGCGGTCGCTGCACTACCAATTCTACGCCTATCTAGCCTGGTCAACCCCGTACCTGCTCTGGCGGAGCGGAATTCATCCCCTGCTTCAATGGGGGCTGTGGGCCCTGCAGGAGTGGGCGTGGAACGTCTACCCGAGCACGCCGGTGAGCTctggcgtcgtcgtcggcgtgATGGCTATCACGGTGGGTGCGGTTATGGTTGGGGCAAAGGCGGAGTTTAGACCCCAGGTACCCGTCGCGAAAAAGGTTGAAGCAAAGCGCTGA
- a CDS encoding D-amino-acid oxidase, translated as MPKIVVLGAGVSGLTAALLLSRNKDNDITVIAKHMPGDYDIEYASPWAGANVLPMNTVEDSRWERRTFPELKRLAEEVPEAGIHLLKVRLFRRTPASEDNETQTALDPIFAKDPWYSEMFDDFRTLSKDELPDGVVSANEFGSVCINTMLYLPWLVGQCRANGVVFNRANLTHIAEAAARHHSGAKADLVVNATGVTACKLGGVMDAAVQPARGQVVVVRNELPLMLGATLAAEDDAEHPDEMVYCMTRAAGGGTVIGGCYQKGNWDPNPDPNLAVRIMSRMVEFWPEIADGKGVAGLDVIRHGVGLRPYREGGVRIEKERLSDGTWVVHNYGHAGWGYQGSYGCAERVVELVDESFKGKPKL; from the exons ATGCCAAAGATAGTGGTACTAGG GGCGGGTGTTTCGGGCCTTACTGCTGCCCTTCTGCTTTCACGGAACAAGGACAATGATATCACGGTAATTGCAAAGCATATGCCTGGCGACTATGATATCGAATATGCCTCACCATGGGCAGGAGCCAATGTCTTGCC AATGAACACCGTGGAAGACAGCCGCTGGGAACGGCGGACGTTTCCAGAGTTGAAGCGACTGGCTGAAGAGGTTCCCGAGGCCGGGATACACCTACTGA AGGTACGCTTGTTCCGACGCACACCTGCCTCGGAAGACAACGAAACCCAGACCGCGCTGGACCCCATATTCGCCAAGGACCCATGGTACAGCGAAATGTTTGACGACTTCCGAACCCTGAGCAAGGACGAGCTTCCTGACGGCGTGGTGTCCGCCAACGAGTTCGGCTCCGTGTGCATCAACACGATGCTGTACCTACCGTGGCTCGTAGGTCAGTGCCGGGCCAACGGCGTCGTCTTCAATCGCGCCAACCTCACCCACATCGCCGAGGCGGCAGCGCGTCACCACAGCGGCGCCAAGGCAGACCTGGTCGTCAACGCGACGGGCGTCACGGCGTGCAAGCTGGGCGGCGTCATGGACGCGGCGGTGCAGCCCGCCAGGGGCCAGGTAGTCGTCGTGCGCAACGAGCTCCCGCTCATGCTGGGCGCGACCCTGGCTGCCGAAGACGACGCAGAGCACCCGGATGAGATGGTGTATTGCATGACGCGAGCTGCGGGTGGAGGGACTGTCATTGGCGGGTGCTACCAAAAGGGCAATTGGGATCCAAACCCGGATCCGAACCTGGCTGTGCGGATCATGTCCCGCATGGTCGAATTCTGGCCAGAGATTGCGGACGGGAAGGGGGTTGCTGGCTTGGATGTCATCCGTCACGGAGTTGGGCTGAGGCCGTACAGGGAGGGAGGTGTCAGGATAGAGAAGGAGAGGTTGAGTGACGGGACGTGGGTTGTGCACAATTATGGACATGCGGGTTGGGGTTACCAGGGGTCCTATGGCTGCGCAGAGCGCGTGGTCGAGCTGGTCGACGAGTCTTTTAAGGGAAAACCGAAGCTGTAA
- a CDS encoding UDP-glucose 4-epimerase: protein MVRGTVLITGGTGYIGSFTSLALLENDYDVVIVDNLYNSSAVAIDRIELICGKRPAFHNVDITDEAALDKVFDAHPEIDSVIHFAALKAVGESGEIPLEYYRVNVGGSISLLRSMQKHNVCNIVFSSSATVYGDATRVPNMIPIPEHCPIGPTNTYGRTKSTIEDVISDHVNAQRNNLKKADKPFDMWNGALLRYFNPCGAHPSGLMGEDPQGVPFNLLPLLGQVATGQREKLLVFGDDYSSRDGTAIRDYIHVLDLAKGHLAALNYLRDNKPGVKAWNLGSGRGSTVFEMIKAFSSVVGRDLPYEVVPRRQGDVLDLTANPALANKELGWKTELRMEDACQDLWKWVKNNPQGYRQDPPQEFVAALKK from the exons ATGGTCCGCGGAACAGTTCTGATTACGGG TGGCACGGGCTACATTGGCTCGTTCACCTCGCTCGCGCTACTCGAGAATGACTACGATGTCGTAATCGTCGATAACCTCTATAACTCCTCTGCCGTTGCCATCGACCGCATCGAGCTTATCTGCGGCAAGCGACCCGCCTTCCACAATGTCGACATAACCGACGAGGCCGCGCTCGACAAGGTCTTCGATGCGCATCCCGAGATTGACAGCGTCATCCACTTTGCCGCCCTCAAGGCCGTCGGCGAGTCGGGCGAGATCCCGCTCGAGTACTACCGCGTCAATGTTGGTGGCAGCATTTCGCTCCTGCGCTCCATGCAAAAGCACAACGTATGCAACATTGTCTTCTCGTCTTCGGCCACCGTCTACGGTGACGCGACCCGCGTGCCGAACATGATCCCGATCCCGGAGCACTGCCCAATCGGCCCGACCAACACATACGGCCGGACAAAGTCGACGATCGAGGATGTCATCTCGGACCATGTCAACGCCCAGCGCAACAACCTGAAGAAGGCAGATAAGCCATTCGACATGTGGAACGGCGCTTTGCTGCGCTACTTCAACCCATGCGGTGCACACCCCAGCGGTCTGATGGGTGAGGACCCTCAGGGGGTGCCTTTCAATCTCCTGCCGCTGCTCGGTCAGGTTGCGACTGGCCAGAGGGAGAAGCTTCTCGTTTTCGGTGATG ACTACTCATCCCGCGACGGCACCGCCATCCGAGACTACATCCACGTCCTCGACCTTGCCAAAGGCCACCTCGCAGCTCTCAACTACCTCCGAGACAACAAGCCTGGTGTCAAGGCATGGAACCTGGGTTCCGGTCGCGGCAGCACCGTCTTTGAGATGATCAAGGCCTTTAGCTCTGTCGTGGGTCGTGACCTGCCGTATGAGGTCGTGCCTCGCCGCCAGGGTGACGTGCTGGACCTCACGGCCAACCCGGCGCTTGCCAACAAGGAGCTCGGTTGGAAGACGGAGCTCCGTATGGAGGATGCGTGCCAGGACCTGTGGAAATGGGTCAAGAACAACCCCCAGGGCTACAGGCAGGATCCTCCCCAGGAGTTTGTTGCAGCGCTCAAGAAGTGA
- a CDS encoding retinal pigment epithelial membrane family protein, producing the protein MSSVQHYNDWPNTQGFDVRHQELEPKELTVKGDIPAYCAGVLFRNGLGPRSVETDKNGEKTTVYKTSHWFDSFAQVHRFQIHAPTPDSPKVRVTHNSRLTSDGVVERVKRTGSLNDFTFGAKRDPCKSLFQKAQALFAPVRGDGKYPGDVNVSVALTANFPGLSRSAERVNGRVEGPTLINKTDSTMMQALDPETLEPIGVASQKRLHPDLAGPLSAAHASTCPKTGDVFNYNLELGRYQTYRVFVVSAATGETSILATIKYPAAYLHSLFLSENYVILCVWNCFYSMGGVSTLWTRNLAEAFAPYDKTKPATWFVIDRKPGGRGLVKTFESDAFYAFHTINAYEVEGKGEDASEVDIVADVCTFDNIDSITRLYIDNLLSDSPAAKKRCEEDRFWSARYSRYRLAGVPSSGKGDETTKPKRVQLEYQGAAELGGPELPSINEAYRARKHRFVYGVTATGKSTFLDGLVKLDVDTGETICWSRPGQTASEPIFVADPDPSVYGILEDAGVLLTVVLDGIQGESYLLVLNAKDMTEVARADVGGVVGFGFHGLHLSASL; encoded by the coding sequence ACAGACAAGAACGGCGAAAAGACAACCGTGTACAAAACCAGCCACTGGTTCGACAGCTTCGCACAGGTCCACCGCTTCCAGATCCACGCGCCGACGCCCGACAGTCCAAAGGTCCGCGTGACGCACAACTCGCGACTGACCAgcgacggcgtcgtcgagcgCGTCAAGCGGACCGGTTCCCTCAACGATTTCACCTTTGGCGCAAAGAGGGATCCGTGCAAATCGCTGTTCCAAAAGGCGCAGGCTCTGTTCGCCCCGGTCCGTGGTGACGGAAAATATCCCGGAGATGTGAACGTGTCAGTAGCCCTCACGGCAAACTTCCCGGGCCTGTCGAGGTCGGCCGAGAGGGTCAACGGCAGGGTCGAGGGGCCGACGTTGATCAACAAGACCGACTCGACTATGATGCAGGCGCTGGATCCCGAGACGCTGGAGCCTATCGGCGTAGCGAGTCAAAAGAGATTGCATCCCGACCTGGCGGGACCCCTCAGTGCCGCTCACGCCAGCACCTGCCCCAAGACGGGTGATGTGTTCAACTACAACCTCGAGCTGGGTCGTTACCAAACCTACCGCGTATTCGTCGTCTCGGCAGCGACGGGAGAAACTTCTATCCTTGCCACCATAAAATACCCAGCCGCATACCTGCACTCGCTGTTCCTGTCCGAGAACTACGTCATCCTCTGCGTCTGGAACTGCTTCTACTCCATGGGCGGGGTGAGCACGCTATGGACCCGCAACCTAGCCGAAGCTTTTGCACCGTACGACAAGACCAAGCCGGCGACATGGTTCGTGATTGACCGAAAGCCTGGCGGAAGGGGACTGGTGAAAACGTTCGAGTCGGATGCATTTTACGCCTTTCACACCATCAACGCGTACGAGGTCGAGGGCAAGGGCGAAGACGCCTCAGAAGTGGACATTGTCGCCGACGTCTGCACGTTCGATAACATCGACAGCATCACGAGGCTATACATCGACAATCTCTTATCGGACTCGCCAGCCGCCAAGAAGCGCTGCGAGGAGGACCGTTTCTGGAGTGCCAGATACTCACGCTACCGTCTGGCGGGTGTTCCAAGTTCTGGCAAGGGGGATGAAACCACCAAGCCAAAGAGGGTGCAGCTCGAGTACCAAGGCGCGGCCGAGCTGGGTGGGCCGGAGCTACCAAGTATCAATGAGGCGTACCGTGCGCGGAAACACCGTTTCGTATACGGTGTGACGGCCACGGGAAAAAGCACTTTTCTAGACGGGCTCGTCAAACTTGACGTCGACACAGGAGAGACCATTTGCTGGAGCCGGCCCGGACAGACTGCGAGCGAGCCGATATTTGTCGCGGATCCGGACCCAAGTGTGTACGGGATTTTGGAGGATGCTGGAGTCCTGCTGACAGTAGTGCTAGATGGGATCCAAGGGGAGAGCTATCTCCTGGTGCTGAACGCCAAGGACATGACAGAAGTCGCCAGAGCGGACGTCGGCGGCGTGGTTGGGTTTGGGTTCCATGGACTGCACCTCTCCGCTAGTTTGTGA